In the Klebsiella aerogenes KCTC 2190 genome, one interval contains:
- the adhP gene encoding alcohol dehydrogenase AdhP, with translation MKAAVVTHDHQIDVTDKKLRPLEHGEALLKMECCGVCHTDLHVKNGDFGDKTGVILGHEGIGIVEKVGPGVTSLKPGDRASVAWFFEGCGHCEYCNSGNETLCRSVKNAGYTVDGGMAEECIVTADYAVKVPDGLDSAAASSITCAGVTTYKAVKVSHIKPGQWIAIYGLGGLGNLALQYAKNVFNAKVIAVDVNDGQLELAASMGADLTVNSRNEDAAKIIQEKTGGAHAAVVTAVAKAAFNSAVDAVRAGGRVVAVGLPPEAMSLDIPRLVLDGIEVVGSLVGTRQDLIEAFQFAAEGKVVPKVTLRPLGDINAIFKEMEQGQIRGRMVIDFRR, from the coding sequence ATGAAAGCTGCTGTAGTCACCCACGACCACCAGATTGATGTAACCGATAAAAAGTTACGCCCGCTGGAGCATGGCGAAGCGCTGCTGAAAATGGAATGCTGCGGGGTCTGCCACACTGACCTGCACGTGAAAAACGGCGATTTCGGCGATAAAACCGGCGTCATTCTCGGCCATGAGGGCATCGGCATCGTGGAAAAAGTCGGCCCTGGCGTGACGTCGCTGAAGCCGGGCGATCGCGCCAGTGTGGCGTGGTTCTTTGAAGGTTGCGGCCACTGCGAATACTGTAACAGCGGCAACGAAACCCTGTGCCGCTCGGTGAAAAATGCCGGTTATACCGTCGATGGCGGGATGGCCGAAGAGTGTATCGTCACCGCCGATTACGCGGTCAAAGTGCCGGATGGACTGGATTCCGCCGCCGCCAGCAGCATCACCTGCGCCGGCGTCACCACCTATAAAGCGGTGAAGGTCTCACACATCAAGCCCGGCCAGTGGATTGCCATTTATGGCCTCGGCGGCCTGGGTAACCTGGCGCTGCAATATGCCAAAAACGTCTTTAATGCCAAAGTGATCGCCGTTGACGTCAACGACGGGCAGCTGGAGCTTGCCGCCTCGATGGGCGCCGACCTGACGGTAAATTCCCGCAACGAAGACGCCGCCAAAATCATTCAGGAGAAAACCGGCGGCGCCCACGCGGCCGTGGTTACCGCCGTTGCTAAAGCGGCATTTAACTCTGCCGTGGATGCGGTTCGCGCCGGCGGCCGCGTCGTCGCCGTTGGCCTACCGCCGGAAGCCATGAGCCTCGATATTCCTCGTCTGGTGCTGGACGGGATTGAAGTAGTAGGTTCGCTGGTAGGTACCCGTCAGGATCTGATTGAAGCCTTCCAGTTTGCCGCCGAAGGCAAAGTGGTGCCGAAAGTCACTCTGCGCCCGCTCGGCGATATCAACGCCATCTTTAAGGAGATGGAACAGGGTCAAATCCGCGGCCGTATGGTTATCGATTTCCGCCGTTAA
- a CDS encoding bifunctional helix-turn-helix transcriptional regulator/GNAT family N-acetyltransferase: protein MPDTLLINQIRSASRLMVRELGFMNSTLAATDYSPSAVHALLEISTHGAMTAAQLVQVLGLDKSSVSRMLSRLQTANEIEENGCGDDGRFKQLSLTTKGQATVARIHEYGAMRVIEALAHLDSAQQQIVAEGLTAYSWALERCRQQPVTSRPNDITIVTGYQPGMIGRIAQMHGEYYARHYGFGHFFEGKVASGLAEFSGRLNNQRNQIWLAVKNGVIVGSVAIDGEDLGNNEAHLRWFILGDGCRGSGVGRRLLTEAINFCDNQRFDAVQLWTFSGLQAARKLYESFGFTLSKEWQGDQWGKTMLEQQFTRR, encoded by the coding sequence ATGCCTGACACTTTACTTATCAATCAAATTCGTTCCGCATCACGATTGATGGTGCGCGAGCTCGGCTTTATGAACAGCACGCTGGCGGCGACCGACTATTCACCTTCAGCGGTGCATGCGCTGCTGGAGATTTCTACTCATGGCGCGATGACCGCCGCGCAACTGGTGCAGGTATTGGGGCTGGACAAATCGAGCGTCAGCCGAATGTTATCGCGCCTGCAGACCGCTAACGAGATAGAGGAAAATGGTTGTGGTGATGACGGGCGTTTTAAACAACTCTCATTGACAACCAAAGGGCAGGCGACGGTCGCCCGCATTCATGAGTACGGCGCCATGCGGGTGATTGAGGCGCTGGCGCATTTGGATAGCGCACAGCAGCAGATCGTTGCCGAGGGGTTGACGGCCTATTCGTGGGCGCTTGAGCGCTGTCGTCAGCAGCCGGTCACGAGCAGACCAAACGACATCACGATAGTTACCGGCTATCAGCCGGGAATGATTGGCCGCATTGCGCAAATGCACGGTGAGTATTACGCCCGTCATTACGGCTTCGGGCATTTTTTTGAAGGTAAAGTCGCCAGCGGTCTGGCTGAATTTTCTGGCAGGCTGAACAATCAACGTAACCAGATTTGGCTGGCGGTCAAAAATGGCGTCATCGTCGGCTCTGTCGCCATTGATGGCGAAGACCTCGGGAATAATGAAGCGCATCTACGTTGGTTTATTCTCGGCGATGGCTGTCGGGGCAGCGGCGTGGGGCGCCGCTTGCTGACTGAAGCTATCAACTTTTGTGATAATCAGCGCTTCGATGCGGTTCAGCTATGGACGTTTAGCGGCTTGCAGGCGGCGCGTAAATTATATGAATCCTTTGGGTTTACGCTGAGTAAAGAGTGGCAGGGCGATCAATGGGGGAAGACCATGCTTGAGCAGCAGTTTACCCGCCGCTAA